One window of Medicago truncatula cultivar Jemalong A17 chromosome 2, MtrunA17r5.0-ANR, whole genome shotgun sequence genomic DNA carries:
- the LOC25485961 gene encoding protein trichome birefringence-like 21 — protein METCEATEIFKPKRIFLFPLTVLILVILLPLLIHFNQTSSKVLYPIVEPITTSCNNLFLGTWVPYLKQPYYNQTCPFITEKQNCLIHGRPDSDFLKWRWKPDNCELPLFDATQFFKIVKGKSMAFVGDSIGRNQMESLLCLLNSVARPEEITTKYVSSIEDLTYFKWWFYADYNFTIAMLWSPFLVKSSKSYIYNSSNFYKPESLYLDEPDTAWTSRIENFDYVIFSGGQWFFRPFTFYENGTIVGCQKCNNSIELNYYGYKKAYRTAFKTIMNPNLFKGLAFLVTHSPNHFENGEWNRGGGCNRTQPFTNEQKWEVHPYGLEIIHQIQLDEFSAAKNNTGKNGSRFGLIDITDAMLMRPDGHPNKYGHVSGKNASINDCVHWCMPGPVDTINEIFLYMIMRMGL, from the exons ATGGAGACATGTGAGGCAACAGAGATTTTCAAACCTAAACGGATTTTCTTGTTCCCACTCACAGTACTCATTCTTGTGATACTTCTTCCTCTTCTCATTCACTTCAATCAAACATCATCAAAAGTACTATATCCAATTGTAGAACCTATTACAACTAGTTGTAACAACTTGTTCTTAGGAACATGGGTTCCTTATCTAAAACAACCTTATTACAATCAAACATGTCCTTTTATAACTGAGAAACAGAACTGTCTTATTCATGGAAGACCAGACAGTGATTTTCTTAAATGGAGATGGAAACCTGATAATTGTGAACTTCCTTTGTTTGATGCAACTCAGTTTTTCAAGATTGTTAAGGGAAAGTCAATGGCTTTTGTCGGTGACTCTATTGGGAGAAATCAAATGGAATCATTGCTATGTCTCTTGAATTCT GTTGCTCGTCCTGAGGAAATTACAACTAAATATGTATCATCAATTGAAGACCTAACATATTTCAAATGGTGGTTCTATGCTGattataattttaccattgCAATGCTATGGTCCCCTTTTCTAGTAAAATCCTCTAAATCTTACATCTACAATAGTTCTAATTTCTACAAACCCGAGAGTCTTTATCTAGATGAACCAGATACAGCTTGGACAAGTCGAATTGAAAATTTCGACTACGTGATTTTCTCCGGTGGACAATGGTTTTTCCGACCATTCACATTCTACGAAAATGGTACAATTGTTGGATGTCAAAAATGCAACAACTCAATAGAACTAAACTATTACGGATACAAGAAAGCGTATCGAACAGCTTTCAAAACTATCATGAATCCTAATCTCTTCAAAGGGTTGGCATTTTTGGTGACACATTCTCCAAATCATTTCGAGAATGGCGAATGGAACAGAGGTGGAGGTTGTAATAGAACACAACCATTTACTAATGAACAAAAATGGGAGGTGCATCCATATGGTCTAGAGATTATACATCAAATACAATTGGATGAATTTAGTGCTGCAAAGAACAATACAGGGAAAAATGGTTCACGTTTTGGTTTGATTGATATAACAGATGCAATGTTGATGAGGCCTGATGGACATCCTAACAAATATGGGCATGTGTCTGGTAAAAATGCAAGCATTAATGATTGTGTTCATTGGTGTATGCCAGGGCCTGTTGATACTATTAATGAGATTTTTCTCTATATGATCATGAGAATGGGATTGTGa
- the LOC25485960 gene encoding proteasome subunit alpha type-7, producing the protein MSRYDRAITIFSPDGHLFQVKYALEAVRKGNAAVGVRGTDSIVLGVEKKSTAKLQDSRLVRKIVKLDDHIALACAGLKADARVLVTRARVECQSHRLTVGDPCTVEYITHYIAGLQQKYTQSSGVRPFGLSTLIVGFDPYTGSLSLYQTDPSGTFSAWKANATGRNSNSIREFLEKNYKDTSGQETVKLAIRSLLEVVESGGKNIEVAVMTKEYGLCQLEEAEIDAIVAEIEAEKAAAEAAKKVLPKDT; encoded by the exons ATGTCTCGGTATGATAGAGCTATCACAATTTTCTCTCCTGATGGTCATCTCTTCCAAGTAAAGTATGCTCTTGAAGCCGTTCGCAAAGGTAACGCCGCTGTCGGTGTTCGAGGTACCGACAGCATTGTTCTCGGCGTGGAGAAGAAATCCACTGCCAAACTGCAAGACTCGAG ATTGGTGAGAAAGATTGTTAAATTGGATGATCACATTGCCCTTGCTTGTGCTGGACTAAAAGCCGATGCTCGTGTCCTTGTAACCCGGGCCCGAGTTGAATGCCAAAGTCATCGACTTACTGTTGGGGATCCTTGTACCGTGGAATACATAACCCATTACATCGCAGGTCTTCAGCAAAAGTACACACAGAGTAGTGGTGTGCGACCGTTTGGGCTTTCGACTTTGATCGTTGGCTTTGATCCTTACACCGGGTCACTGTCTTTGTACCAAACCGACCCTTCCGGTACATTTTCGGCTTGGAAAGCTAATGCAACCGGAAGAAACTCAAATTCAATCCGTGAGTTTCTAGAGAAGAACTATAAAGACACCTCTGGGCAAGAAACTGTCAAACTGGCTATCAGGTCGTTGCTTGAG GTTGTTGAGAGTGGAGGGAAGAACATTGAAGTTGCTGTCATGACCAAGGAGTATGGTCTGTGTCAACTGGAGGAAGCTGAAATTGACGCCATTGTCGCTGAGATTGAAGCAGAGAAAGCAGCTGCTGAGGCTGCAAAGAAAGTTCTTCCCAAAGACACATGA